The sequence below is a genomic window from Methylocystis sp. IM3.
CCCGTTCCCGGGGCCGCAATGCACACGCTGTTCGAAGGCGTCAGGAAAGGTTGCCCGTCACATTGGCGAAGGTCGACGAGAGCTTGGTCCCGAGAGCCCTGGATGCAGCGACAATCGCGATGCCGATCAAAGAGGCAATAAGGCCATACTCGATCGCCGTCGCGCCCGACTCGTTCTTCAGGAAACGGGAAAAGAAGTGCTTCATGGTTGTGCTCCGAATAAGTTGACATTCGCCGAACCGATTCCGCGGGTCTTGGTTCCGCGAACAAGCGAAAGCTAGGCCTTGAATCTTTCAAACTCGTTTATAAAAACAGGACTCCGAATCTTTTTCGCGCCAGCCGAAACTCCTTCGCAATCAAGGATTGAATTTCTAGACGCATTACCGCTCAAATATCTGCATACATCCTGGAAGATATTACCGGGGAACGCGATTTTAGTTTTCTCCAAGCGTTGGAGTTTCGTTTCAGTCTTCTTTCACCTTTCATTGTTTCAGTCCGCTGGATTTTCGTCGCGAATGATGCGTGGGAGCAATGCGCATCTGTTCGTGTTCCGGGAAACGGGCGCCCGTTGGCGCGACATGGTGACCTGCATGTCTTTTCGTTCGTATTTCACACGCGTCGCGCCACTCGCGGCGCTTCTCGTGTCCTCTGTTGCAACAGTTCGCGCCGACGAGCGAACAATCCGAGTCGAGGTGGACCATGCTCGTATCGTAAAAGTGCCGGAAGGGGCGCAGACGCTCGTGGTCGGCAATCCTCTCATCGCGGATGTCACCATGCTGAAAGCCAATCACCTGATGGTGGTGACAGGTAAGGGCTTCGGGTCGACCAATCTCGTCGTCCTCGATCGAAGCGGCTCGCAGGTGGGCGAGTCAATCATTACGGTCGTTCCGGCGGAAGACAAGGTTGTCGTGCAGCGTGGCGCGCATCGCGAGTCGCTCTCGTGTCAACCGAACTGTGCTCGCGCCATCGATCTTGCCGATGACGTTCAATATATGCGGAATGCAATCGAGGGCGCCAAAGCCTATGAGGGTGCAACATCCACGCGCAAATAGCGACGTGGCGCGTAAACGCGTAGTCA
It includes:
- a CDS encoding pilus assembly protein N-terminal domain-containing protein, with the translated sequence MNLSNSFIKTGLRIFFAPAETPSQSRIEFLDALPLKYLHTSWKILPGNAILVFSKRWSFVSVFFHLSLFQSAGFSSRMMRGSNAHLFVFRETGARWRDMVTCMSFRSYFTRVAPLAALLVSSVATVRADERTIRVEVDHARIVKVPEGAQTLVVGNPLIADVTMLKANHLMVVTGKGFGSTNLVVLDRSGSQVGESIITVVPAEDKVVVQRGAHRESLSCQPNCARAIDLADDVQYMRNAIEGAKAYEGATSTRK
- a CDS encoding Flp family type IVb pilin, encoding MKHFFSRFLKNESGATAIEYGLIASLIGIAIVAASRALGTKLSSTFANVTGNLS